One part of the Synechococcus sp. UW179A genome encodes these proteins:
- the pyrF gene encoding orotidine-5'-phosphate decarboxylase, which translates to MASSLSADPAERIIVALDGMDPEQALAFGGQVSELRWVKVGLELFVQAGPAVVSQLRDQGLRVFLDLKFHDIPATMAGACTGAAALGAELITVHACAGREALQAAQAAAMASAHSAGLVTPTLLAVTVLTSWDQQRLQQELAVPQGIAERVSSLALLSATAGIGGCVCSPLEAAALRAQHPLPFSLVTPGIRPKGSAVGDQARVMGPAEAIAAGASQLVIGRPITRSADPGAAFSACCEELVN; encoded by the coding sequence TTGGCTTCTTCGCTTTCTGCTGATCCCGCTGAGCGGATCATCGTGGCCCTTGACGGCATGGACCCAGAGCAGGCACTGGCCTTTGGCGGCCAGGTGAGTGAACTCCGTTGGGTGAAGGTTGGTTTGGAATTGTTTGTGCAGGCGGGGCCTGCAGTAGTCAGCCAGTTGAGGGATCAGGGGCTGCGGGTGTTTCTGGATCTCAAGTTCCACGACATCCCGGCGACCATGGCTGGGGCCTGTACTGGGGCAGCGGCGCTGGGTGCGGAGTTGATCACCGTGCATGCCTGTGCTGGCCGCGAAGCGCTTCAGGCCGCGCAGGCTGCAGCAATGGCCAGTGCCCACAGTGCGGGGCTTGTGACTCCGACACTTCTGGCGGTCACTGTGCTCACCAGCTGGGATCAGCAGCGACTTCAGCAGGAGCTCGCCGTTCCCCAGGGCATTGCCGAACGGGTCTCGTCGTTGGCTTTGCTGTCGGCAACTGCAGGCATCGGTGGTTGTGTGTGTTCTCCGCTGGAGGCCGCGGCTCTGCGTGCACAGCATCCATTGCCGTTCTCACTGGTCACACCAGGAATTCGCCCCAAAGGAAGTGCGGTAGGTGATCAGGCCAGGGTGATGGGGCCTGCCGAGGCAATTGCTGCCGGTGCAAGCCAGCTGGTGATCGGTCGGCCGATCACAAGGTCAGCAGACCCTGGCGCTGCTTTCTCCGCCTGCTGCGAGGAGCTGGTGAATTGA
- the tyrS gene encoding tyrosine--tRNA ligase — translation MASTPSLPAWLSRGMADLFPAGVGDDADQSLAARLTQAEIEGKPLRIKLGIDPTGSNIHLGHSILFRKLRAFQDAGHTAVLIIGDFTARIGDPTGKSATRVQLTAEEVEANAATYLAQLGAGQPKQTALLDFETPGRLEVRRNSEWLEGLDLPQTIGLLGTATVGQMLAKDDFSKRYGSGAPIALHEFLYPLLQGYDSVAVNADVELGGTDQKFNVAMGRDLQRHFGSGTQFGLLLPILVGLDGAQKMSKSLGNTVGLEEDALSMYSKLEKVGDAAIDDYVTLLTDLNPQALPANAREKQKAMALAVTASRHGMEAAQKAQADAATLVSSGGDACADVPEASLAAVNFPAKAFYLLSAVGICASSSEARRQIKGGAARLEGEKITDPNQEFASAAELEGKVLQLGKKTFRRLVG, via the coding sequence ATGGCTTCCACACCGTCTCTGCCGGCATGGCTGTCGCGTGGCATGGCCGATCTGTTTCCAGCAGGAGTTGGCGATGATGCTGATCAGTCGTTGGCGGCGAGGTTGACGCAGGCAGAGATTGAGGGAAAGCCTCTGCGTATCAAGCTTGGTATTGACCCCACCGGCAGCAACATCCACCTCGGGCACAGCATCCTTTTCCGCAAGCTGCGTGCTTTTCAGGATGCGGGGCACACCGCAGTTCTGATCATCGGCGACTTCACCGCCCGGATCGGAGACCCAACTGGCAAGAGCGCCACGCGGGTGCAGCTCACCGCCGAAGAGGTTGAGGCCAATGCCGCCACTTACCTGGCGCAGCTGGGCGCGGGCCAGCCGAAGCAGACAGCTCTGCTTGATTTTGAGACCCCTGGCCGCCTTGAAGTGCGCCGCAACAGCGAGTGGCTGGAAGGTCTTGACTTGCCTCAGACCATTGGCCTGCTGGGCACAGCCACCGTGGGTCAGATGCTGGCCAAGGATGATTTCTCCAAGCGCTATGGCAGCGGTGCACCGATCGCCCTGCATGAATTCCTGTATCCGCTGCTGCAGGGCTACGACTCCGTAGCTGTGAATGCGGATGTGGAGCTGGGCGGTACTGATCAGAAGTTCAATGTGGCCATGGGACGCGACCTGCAGCGCCATTTCGGATCAGGGACGCAGTTCGGCCTTCTGCTGCCGATCCTCGTGGGTCTTGATGGGGCGCAGAAGATGAGCAAAAGCCTTGGGAACACTGTGGGTCTTGAGGAAGACGCACTGTCGATGTACTCCAAGCTCGAGAAGGTAGGCGATGCCGCTATTGATGACTATGTGACATTGCTGACGGATCTGAACCCGCAGGCTTTGCCGGCAAACGCGCGCGAGAAACAGAAGGCGATGGCTCTGGCGGTGACCGCCAGCCGCCATGGCATGGAAGCAGCCCAAAAAGCCCAGGCTGATGCGGCGACACTGGTGAGTAGCGGCGGTGATGCCTGCGCGGATGTACCCGAGGCGTCACTGGCCGCGGTGAATTTTCCGGCCAAAGCGTTCTATTTGCTCAGTGCCGTTGGAATCTGCGCAAGCAGTAGCGAGGCGCGCCGCCAGATCAAAGGCGGCGCAGCTCGGTTAGAAGGGGAAAAGATCACTGACCCCAATCAGGAATTCGCGTCGGCCGCGGAACTGGAGGGCAAGGTGCTGCAGCTTGGAAAGAAGACCTTTCGCAGGCTGGTGGGCTGA
- a CDS encoding DUF1825 family protein, with amino-acid sequence MAFFDSEIVQEEAKRLFGDYQQLMQLGSDYGKFDREGKKKFIDTMEELMERYRVFMKRFELSEDFQAKLTVEQLRSQLGQFGITPEQMFEQMQGTLERMKSQLDQPPS; translated from the coding sequence ATGGCGTTCTTCGACTCCGAGATCGTTCAGGAGGAAGCCAAGCGTCTGTTCGGTGACTATCAGCAGTTGATGCAGCTGGGGTCGGATTATGGCAAGTTTGACCGCGAGGGCAAAAAGAAGTTCATCGACACAATGGAGGAGCTCATGGAGCGATACCGCGTGTTCATGAAGCGCTTTGAGCTCTCGGAAGACTTCCAGGCCAAGCTCACCGTGGAACAGCTGCGCAGTCAGCTAGGACAATTCGGGATTACCCCAGAGCAGATGTTTGAGCAGATGCAAGGCACGCTGGAACGGATGAAAAGTCAGCTGGACCAACCGCCCAGCTGA
- a CDS encoding response regulator transcription factor produces MLKRSRTAIATADLVLLSSWTAWFEGQGPLVAACTSEDDCLLRLQTSAANLLLCTDTLDGGCGTNLVRRAKEINPELKVLMLLQRPIPRTILDAIDARCHGICSAQTTGTGTVAAALTAIDTDGQYLDPLISGVLHHSRLRSSGDQVPLKELTMREEDVLRGLCRGMTNQEIADALVVSIDTVKSHVSSLLRKLPARDRTMAVVTAFREGLVQVPTRPPRWT; encoded by the coding sequence ATGCTGAAGCGCAGTCGCACCGCCATCGCTACCGCCGACCTTGTTCTGCTGAGCAGCTGGACAGCCTGGTTCGAAGGACAGGGACCTCTGGTGGCTGCCTGCACCAGCGAGGATGACTGCCTACTGAGGCTTCAAACTAGCGCTGCCAACCTGTTGCTCTGCACGGACACTCTTGACGGCGGCTGTGGAACGAACCTCGTACGCAGGGCGAAGGAGATCAACCCCGAGCTGAAGGTGTTGATGCTGCTTCAGCGACCCATCCCGCGCACGATCCTGGATGCCATCGATGCCCGCTGCCATGGAATCTGCTCGGCTCAGACCACCGGAACCGGCACGGTGGCCGCAGCGCTCACCGCCATCGACACCGACGGGCAGTACCTCGATCCATTGATCAGTGGCGTGCTGCACCACAGCAGACTGCGTAGCAGTGGTGATCAGGTCCCTCTCAAAGAGCTCACCATGCGCGAAGAAGACGTGCTGCGTGGTCTCTGCCGTGGCATGACCAATCAGGAAATCGCCGACGCCTTGGTGGTGTCGATTGACACGGTCAAAAGTCATGTCAGCAGCCTTCTACGCAAGTTGCCAGCCAGAGACCGGACCATGGCCGTTGTCACAGCATTTCGTGAGGGGTTGGTGCAAGTCCCCACCAGGCCACCCCGCTGGACCTAG
- a CDS encoding type II secretion system protein GspK has protein sequence MARRHWLDPLARKVLQAMGDLPQDAGRTGKNNRYDQKPEVSPNWCIDVNRASAEQWRQLPGCSEIMVDQLLRLQQGGVQFSQMEDLAQLLDISEGLCEQWRPYLIFRWHGDAPQLPEQAPLNLNSASPTLLAKTLPWPDERVERLIAERRREPFQNLADLQERLCLPPATVEALIGRVRFGSRPAGPSLPPRG, from the coding sequence ATGGCGCGCCGGCACTGGCTCGATCCACTGGCCCGCAAGGTGCTTCAGGCCATGGGTGACCTGCCTCAGGATGCTGGTCGCACAGGCAAAAACAATCGGTACGACCAAAAACCAGAGGTGTCTCCCAACTGGTGCATCGATGTGAACAGAGCCAGCGCAGAGCAATGGCGCCAATTACCGGGCTGCAGCGAAATCATGGTGGATCAGTTGCTGCGCCTTCAGCAGGGTGGTGTTCAGTTCAGCCAGATGGAGGATCTGGCTCAGCTGCTCGATATCTCAGAAGGGCTCTGCGAGCAATGGAGACCCTATTTGATCTTCCGCTGGCACGGGGATGCTCCGCAGTTACCGGAACAGGCACCGCTAAATCTGAATTCCGCCAGCCCCACCCTGCTGGCCAAAACCCTGCCATGGCCAGATGAGCGGGTGGAACGCCTAATCGCAGAACGACGGCGCGAACCGTTTCAGAACCTCGCAGATTTACAGGAGCGACTCTGTCTGCCCCCGGCAACGGTGGAAGCTCTGATCGGGCGTGTCCGCTTCGGGTCCAGACCTGCCGGCCCAAGCTTGCCCCCGCGAGGTTGA
- a CDS encoding GIY-YIG nuclease family protein, giving the protein MPASPRQGSLFEQPAPAGRDNEPAELALNVQQLQSWQQRIHSFQSPLFQADGASQEQASLFSNHEDPAAEIQPLSLKPLPLSFWRWPQSPHQGAALYWVMDRPSGLQHPILLYIGETMAADRRWKGEHDCKAYLSAYQEACVDCGLTCRTSIRFWGDVPKATRARRQLEQTLIRRWQPPFNKESRDRWATPFQAA; this is encoded by the coding sequence ATGCCTGCCTCTCCTCGCCAGGGAAGCCTTTTCGAACAGCCGGCACCAGCCGGTCGTGACAACGAACCTGCCGAGTTGGCACTGAATGTGCAGCAGCTTCAAAGCTGGCAGCAGCGCATCCACAGCTTCCAGAGCCCTCTGTTTCAGGCGGACGGTGCGAGTCAGGAGCAGGCCAGCCTGTTCAGCAACCACGAGGATCCAGCTGCCGAGATTCAACCGTTGTCGCTTAAACCGCTACCGCTGAGTTTCTGGCGCTGGCCGCAGAGCCCCCATCAAGGGGCGGCGTTGTATTGGGTCATGGATCGACCCTCAGGTCTTCAACACCCGATCCTGCTTTACATCGGAGAGACCATGGCAGCCGATCGGCGTTGGAAGGGAGAGCACGATTGCAAGGCCTACCTCTCGGCCTATCAAGAGGCCTGCGTGGACTGCGGCCTGACCTGCAGAACCAGCATCCGTTTTTGGGGCGATGTACCCAAGGCCACCCGGGCGCGACGACAGCTGGAACAGACCCTGATCCGCCGCTGGCAACCACCGTTCAACAAGGAATCGCGCGATCGATGGGCCACGCCGTTTCAAGCCGCCTAA
- a CDS encoding leucyl aminopeptidase, which translates to MKISLSPATPEAWSGSVLALGIPQDDPQGLVEAMEQRFSIQLSEWLKQKPFTGKSGDLASLQLLRNDCTTLVLLGLGDLESVDRDSLRMAAAAAARAAQGQGGSLGLMLPIGSEDPIGDATAAAEAVRLSLYSDLRFRSKPEPNQRPDQLELLGQWPAGLQKMLETVHPVCAGVELARELVAAPPNSVTPAELARTAAALAHEHGLDLTVLERADCEERGMGSYLSVCQGSDMDPKFIHLTYRPSGIAKKRLVLVGKGLTFDSGGYNLKVGGAQIDMMKFDMGGSAAVFGAMRSIAELRPAGVEVHMLVAACENMINGSAVHPGDIVTASNGTTIEINNTDAEGRLTLADALVYASKLKPDAIVDLATLTGACVVALGDEIAGLWTPNDDLSSELETAASSAGEGIWRMPLHSSYRKGLKSLLADMKNTGPRPGGSITAALFLKEFVDAGIPWAHIDIAGTVWSDKGRGLNPSGATGYGVRTLVNWVVKQASTAEA; encoded by the coding sequence ATGAAAATCTCCCTCTCTCCGGCCACCCCTGAGGCCTGGAGCGGTTCCGTACTGGCGCTTGGCATTCCTCAGGACGACCCCCAAGGCCTGGTGGAGGCGATGGAACAACGTTTCAGCATTCAGCTGTCGGAATGGCTGAAGCAGAAGCCCTTCACGGGCAAGAGCGGTGATCTGGCCAGCCTTCAACTGCTGCGCAACGACTGCACGACCCTTGTGCTTCTAGGGCTGGGGGATCTCGAATCTGTAGATCGGGACAGCCTGCGTATGGCCGCTGCCGCTGCCGCCCGAGCAGCACAGGGCCAGGGCGGCTCTCTCGGCCTGATGCTGCCGATTGGATCTGAAGACCCGATCGGTGATGCCACTGCCGCTGCTGAAGCTGTACGACTGTCTCTTTACAGCGACCTGCGCTTTCGCAGCAAACCCGAACCCAACCAGAGACCTGACCAGCTAGAGCTGCTGGGCCAATGGCCAGCGGGCCTCCAAAAGATGCTGGAAACGGTTCATCCGGTCTGCGCCGGGGTGGAGCTGGCCAGGGAGTTGGTGGCGGCGCCACCCAACAGCGTCACCCCAGCGGAACTGGCCCGAACTGCGGCAGCCCTCGCCCACGAGCACGGACTTGACCTCACCGTGCTCGAACGTGCCGACTGCGAGGAGCGGGGTATGGGCTCTTACCTCTCGGTCTGCCAAGGCTCTGACATGGATCCAAAATTCATCCACCTGACCTATCGGCCAAGCGGCATAGCGAAGAAGCGCCTCGTTCTGGTGGGCAAGGGACTCACATTTGATTCAGGGGGCTACAACCTCAAGGTCGGGGGCGCCCAGATCGACATGATGAAGTTCGATATGGGCGGCAGCGCTGCTGTATTTGGAGCGATGCGCAGCATCGCTGAACTGCGCCCAGCGGGCGTGGAGGTGCACATGCTGGTGGCCGCGTGCGAAAACATGATCAATGGCTCCGCGGTTCATCCTGGGGACATCGTCACGGCGTCCAACGGCACCACGATCGAAATCAACAACACCGATGCGGAAGGCAGACTCACCCTCGCCGATGCCCTGGTGTACGCCTCCAAACTCAAACCCGATGCGATCGTGGATCTGGCGACGCTCACCGGTGCCTGCGTGGTTGCCCTCGGCGATGAGATCGCAGGTCTTTGGACCCCCAACGACGACCTCTCCTCTGAGCTGGAAACAGCCGCCAGCAGTGCGGGAGAGGGCATCTGGCGCATGCCCCTTCACAGCTCTTACCGCAAGGGCCTCAAATCCCTCCTTGCCGACATGAAGAACACCGGCCCTCGTCCCGGTGGATCGATCACCGCCGCGCTATTCCTCAAGGAATTCGTGGATGCCGGCATTCCCTGGGCCCATATCGACATCGCAGGCACGGTGTGGAGCGACAAGGGCCGCGGACTGAATCCCTCAGGGGCCACAGGCTACGGAGTACGCACTCTGGTGAACTGGGTGGTGAAGCAGGCCTCAACCGCCGAGGCCTAA
- the msrA gene encoding peptide-methionine (S)-S-oxide reductase MsrA, with the protein MRIVLSLLVGVLLLISPASVLAEQQSAVLAGGCFWCMESDLEKLPGVISVESGYSGGSVSNPTYNQVSSETTGHQEVVEVLFDSTRISYPRLLQSYWRNVDPFDGDGQFCDRGDSYRPVIFTRGDQQNSQALASQSKAARELGVSEAALKVEIKPLEKFWPAEDYHQNFAELNSVKYKYYRWACGRDKRLDQVWGNEARTGDSWTK; encoded by the coding sequence ATCCGCATCGTGTTATCGCTGTTGGTGGGAGTTCTGCTTTTGATCTCACCTGCCTCTGTGCTTGCCGAGCAGCAGAGCGCTGTGCTGGCTGGGGGCTGTTTCTGGTGTATGGAGAGTGATCTAGAAAAATTGCCTGGTGTGATCTCTGTGGAAAGCGGGTATAGCGGCGGCAGTGTGTCCAACCCCACCTACAACCAGGTGAGTTCTGAAACCACTGGGCATCAGGAGGTGGTGGAAGTGCTGTTTGACTCGACCAGGATCAGTTATCCCAGGCTTCTCCAGTCGTATTGGCGCAATGTGGATCCCTTCGATGGTGATGGTCAGTTCTGTGATCGCGGCGACTCCTACCGACCCGTGATCTTCACCAGAGGTGATCAGCAGAACAGCCAGGCTCTCGCAAGTCAGTCAAAGGCGGCCAGGGAGCTTGGCGTGTCTGAAGCCGCTCTCAAGGTAGAGATCAAACCCCTTGAAAAGTTCTGGCCCGCAGAGGATTACCACCAGAATTTTGCAGAATTGAATTCAGTCAAATACAAGTATTACCGCTGGGCCTGTGGAAGGGATAAGCGCCTCGATCAGGTCTGGGGTAACGAAGCTCGCACTGGAGATTCCTGGACGAAGTAA
- the lpxB gene encoding lipid-A-disaccharide synthase: MVRVLISTGEVSGDLQGSLLVQALHRQARLRSLDLEVLALGGPRMHAAGAELLADTAPLGSIGLLEHLPQVFPTLKLQSRVNRELSARPPDAVVLIDYMGANVRLGKRLRRKLPQVPITYYIAPQEWAWRMNDNGTSRLLSFTDRILAIFPEEASFYASHGAQVTWVGHPLLDLAGRNPDRAEACRQLGLDPNERLLLLMPASRPQELRYLMPVLAEVAARLQARDPMLMVMVPAGLSRFERELQEGLESAGVRGRVIPAADADALKPSLFSAADLALGKSGTVNLELALQGVPQVVGYRVSRTTAWVARHLLRFHVDHISPVNLLLNERLVPEFLQEDFNANQLIAQAIPLLESTDERQRMLSGYERLRQTLGEPGVTDRAAAAILDQLST, encoded by the coding sequence ATGGTGCGCGTGCTGATCAGCACTGGTGAGGTGTCTGGTGATCTTCAGGGAAGTCTTCTGGTGCAGGCATTGCATCGGCAGGCTCGTTTGAGGAGCCTTGATCTCGAGGTGCTGGCCCTTGGGGGACCACGCATGCATGCAGCCGGTGCTGAACTTCTTGCTGATACGGCTCCACTGGGCTCGATCGGTCTTCTGGAGCACCTTCCGCAGGTGTTCCCCACCTTGAAATTGCAGTCGCGGGTCAACAGGGAACTCAGTGCGCGGCCTCCTGATGCTGTGGTGCTGATTGACTACATGGGCGCCAATGTGCGTCTTGGCAAGCGTCTGCGCCGCAAGTTGCCGCAGGTGCCCATCACCTACTACATCGCTCCCCAGGAATGGGCTTGGCGCATGAATGACAACGGCACAAGCCGCCTTCTGTCCTTCACCGATCGCATTCTTGCGATCTTCCCTGAGGAAGCGTCCTTTTATGCATCCCATGGTGCGCAAGTCACCTGGGTTGGCCATCCTCTGCTTGATCTTGCTGGCCGCAACCCAGACCGCGCCGAGGCCTGTCGCCAGCTTGGCCTTGATCCGAATGAACGCCTGCTGCTGCTGATGCCCGCATCCAGGCCCCAGGAGTTGCGCTATCTGATGCCCGTGCTCGCGGAGGTGGCGGCACGTCTGCAGGCCCGTGATCCCATGCTGATGGTGATGGTGCCGGCAGGCCTCAGTCGTTTTGAACGTGAACTTCAGGAGGGGCTTGAATCCGCCGGTGTGCGTGGACGGGTCATTCCAGCCGCCGATGCGGATGCTCTCAAACCGTCATTGTTTAGCGCTGCGGATCTCGCGCTTGGCAAGTCGGGAACTGTCAATCTCGAGCTGGCCCTTCAGGGAGTCCCTCAGGTGGTCGGATACCGGGTGAGCCGCACGACGGCCTGGGTCGCTCGCCATCTGCTTCGCTTCCATGTGGATCACATATCGCCGGTGAATCTGCTGCTCAATGAGCGCCTTGTGCCCGAATTTCTGCAGGAAGACTTCAATGCCAACCAGTTGATTGCTCAGGCCATTCCTCTGTTGGAGAGCACTGATGAGCGCCAAAGGATGCTGAGTGGCTATGAACGATTGCGCCAAACGCTGGGGGAACCGGGAGTGACCGATCGCGCCGCTGCCGCCATTCTCGATCAGCTGTCTACCTGA